The following coding sequences lie in one Oligoflexia bacterium genomic window:
- a CDS encoding prolyl oligopeptidase family serine peptidase, whose translation MQRLHSLIVLVLILSFSPNQSQAAKNLPTVCKKFLGALLPYAKRTAVTDNFHGNKVLDPYRWLEGDYRSTPVRKWIRKENEFTQKYLANRPIHKEFKERLTELFNYDSQSAPSKRGDRYFIYKHKALANQSVLYTMKNLGDEPQVLLDPNAYAKDGTVALSGTSLSRNGKLLAYALSTAGSDYVNWGVRDIETGVELPDQIKDIKFSSLSWSADDRGFYYSRFTEKTKSGVLFSSKVFFHILGTPESSDKVVYEDLTDKNWGFGAWEIKSGNYLFVSGSKTTDKKNTIHAKDLRAGANAPFKPLFNAFDAAYHVLKVDGTRIWVSTTKDASKGKIISTEINDTDPSKWKDIIPEPGYGEVIEDISILNNQFVITYLKDSQSVVRVYDLEGKFIRNIELPGLGTVSGFNGEDEDTKTFYTFTSFTSPAVIYRYDMLTNKSEVYFKPNIPADFSNYETKQIFYKSKDGTQVPMFVVHKKDLVLDGTNPTYLYGYGGFNISLTSSFSASVFAWLEKGGVYAMPNLRGGGEYGESWHAQGMLEKKQNVFDDFIAAAHWLIDNKYTSSERLAIGGGSNGGLLVGAVMVQEPDLFKVAIPAVGVLDMYRYQQFTAGRYWTGEYGVATNPDHFKFLSKYSPLHNIQKGEKYPATMVMTGDHDDRVVPGHSFKFVAALQNAQKGKNPVLIHIQTKAGHGAGKPLSKTIEEIADKWTFVLSNMGLAPKK comes from the coding sequence ATGCAACGACTTCACAGTTTGATTGTTTTAGTTCTAATTTTGTCCTTTTCACCAAATCAATCTCAAGCAGCAAAAAACCTTCCTACAGTTTGTAAGAAATTTTTAGGCGCACTCCTACCTTATGCAAAACGTACGGCTGTAACTGACAATTTTCATGGCAATAAAGTTTTAGATCCTTATCGTTGGCTAGAAGGTGATTATCGATCAACACCCGTGCGTAAATGGATCCGAAAAGAAAATGAATTCACTCAGAAATATTTAGCCAATCGCCCAATTCATAAAGAGTTTAAAGAACGTCTCACTGAGCTTTTTAATTATGATTCACAATCCGCCCCTTCTAAAAGAGGGGATCGATATTTTATTTATAAACATAAAGCATTGGCTAATCAGAGTGTCCTTTACACAATGAAAAATCTTGGCGATGAACCACAAGTACTTCTTGATCCAAATGCCTACGCAAAAGATGGAACCGTTGCTTTATCTGGTACCTCATTAAGCCGAAATGGAAAGCTCCTCGCTTATGCTCTTTCAACTGCAGGCTCTGATTATGTCAATTGGGGAGTGCGTGATATTGAAACGGGAGTTGAACTACCTGATCAGATTAAAGATATCAAGTTTTCAAGTCTTAGCTGGAGTGCTGACGATCGAGGCTTTTATTATTCTCGCTTTACTGAAAAAACAAAATCTGGTGTCTTGTTTTCGAGTAAAGTGTTTTTTCATATTTTAGGGACGCCTGAGAGTTCAGATAAGGTTGTTTACGAAGATCTCACAGACAAAAACTGGGGCTTTGGAGCATGGGAAATAAAATCGGGTAATTATCTTTTTGTATCAGGTAGCAAAACGACTGACAAAAAAAATACTATACACGCGAAAGATCTTAGGGCCGGTGCAAACGCGCCATTTAAACCACTCTTTAATGCTTTTGATGCCGCTTATCATGTTCTAAAGGTCGACGGCACACGCATCTGGGTTTCTACAACTAAAGATGCGTCAAAGGGTAAAATTATTTCTACAGAGATAAACGACACTGACCCTTCAAAGTGGAAAGATATAATTCCTGAACCAGGTTATGGCGAAGTCATTGAAGATATTTCTATTCTCAATAATCAATTTGTTATTACTTATCTAAAAGATTCACAATCAGTTGTGCGCGTTTATGATCTCGAGGGTAAATTCATTCGCAATATCGAATTACCAGGTTTGGGAACTGTCAGTGGATTTAACGGCGAAGACGAAGATACAAAAACATTTTACACCTTCACGAGTTTCACTTCCCCAGCTGTAATATATCGTTACGATATGCTTACAAATAAAAGTGAGGTTTATTTTAAGCCAAATATTCCTGCAGATTTTTCAAACTATGAAACAAAACAGATTTTTTATAAGAGTAAAGACGGAACTCAGGTTCCTATGTTTGTCGTTCATAAAAAAGATCTTGTTCTTGACGGTACGAATCCAACTTATCTCTATGGATATGGTGGGTTTAATATTTCACTGACATCGAGCTTTAGCGCCAGTGTTTTTGCCTGGCTTGAAAAGGGCGGAGTTTATGCAATGCCCAATCTTCGCGGTGGCGGTGAGTACGGTGAGTCGTGGCACGCACAAGGAATGCTAGAGAAAAAGCAAAATGTTTTTGATGACTTCATTGCAGCGGCACATTGGCTTATCGATAATAAATATACATCAAGTGAACGCTTAGCCATAGGTGGTGGTTCTAATGGTGGGCTTTTAGTTGGTGCTGTTATGGTTCAAGAGCCTGATTTATTTAAAGTCGCTATTCCAGCAGTTGGTGTTCTTGATATGTATCGCTATCAACAATTTACAGCTGGTAGATATTGGACTGGTGAATATGGTGTTGCCACAAACCCTGATCATTTTAAATTCTTATCTAAGTACTCTCCGCTCCATAATATTCAAAAAGGAGAAAAGTATCCTGCAACAATGGTTATGACCGGTGATCACGATGATCGGGTAGTACCGGGGCACAGTTTTAAATTCGTAGCTGCGTTACAAAATGCCCAAAAGGGTAAAAACCCAGTGCTTATTCATATTCAAACAAAAGCAGGTCATGGTGCGGGTAAACCACTTTCTAAAACAATTGAAGAGATCGCAGATAAATGGACTTTTGTTTTGAGTAACATGGGTCTTGCACCAAAAAAATAA
- a CDS encoding M64 family metallopeptidase, which yields MQQLKILLSLLVLLIHSLAGANPYPYQDEVTKDPEWLKNWQPHQIFEKQILHSRLNVGQEVMRIQVDWSQTGEVYALNSVTKELSGTPGLKKTTSRRDALGSYIGIIRNSQTGEALGYSSVGTGQEYRKLVRAMTFRFPMPQSKVIFQLMAEDPQSGIMKLVLEKTVELPLIQTIVSIPVETRILSSAVNQNEKLIFAIYADGYLANRKNVFWLQAQKTVDALKRTNFPGIEHFEFVGVFAPSNQALGSATDFGLPVKTRDSFLGLYYPYWNKFGRWYHIVYPTNEKKFRDALGQVPHDYALALLDNSEYWGIGNYKAFTAIPAGNTQYFAYLLTHELGHFFGLNEEYDGGGATELEFATGIDEPWSQNITFLKDPKNLKWKQFVKPQTPIPTPLTHWSMTTRPLGAYVGGYADSLGNSHIPGMDCAMSKISDFCPVCKHAIVERVKFDLGH from the coding sequence ATGCAACAACTCAAAATTCTATTAAGCCTACTGGTCTTATTAATACACTCATTAGCAGGAGCAAATCCGTACCCCTACCAAGACGAAGTAACAAAAGATCCTGAGTGGCTTAAAAATTGGCAGCCTCATCAAATTTTTGAAAAACAAATTCTTCACTCGCGATTAAATGTTGGTCAAGAAGTCATGCGCATTCAAGTTGATTGGTCTCAAACCGGTGAAGTCTATGCGTTAAACTCAGTCACCAAAGAACTTTCTGGAACTCCAGGTCTTAAAAAAACAACATCTCGCCGTGATGCTTTAGGCAGCTACATCGGTATAATTCGTAATAGTCAAACAGGTGAAGCACTGGGTTACTCGTCAGTGGGCACAGGTCAAGAATATAGAAAATTAGTCAGAGCCATGACCTTTAGATTTCCCATGCCTCAAAGCAAAGTGATCTTTCAATTAATGGCCGAAGATCCACAATCGGGTATTATGAAATTAGTACTTGAAAAAACCGTTGAGCTTCCACTTATTCAAACCATTGTTTCAATACCTGTAGAGACTAGAATTCTCAGTTCAGCAGTAAATCAAAATGAAAAATTGATTTTTGCAATTTATGCTGATGGATATTTAGCAAATCGTAAAAATGTTTTTTGGCTTCAAGCTCAAAAAACTGTTGATGCATTAAAGCGCACAAACTTTCCGGGCATTGAGCATTTTGAATTTGTAGGAGTTTTTGCTCCTTCAAATCAAGCATTAGGGTCAGCTACTGATTTTGGATTACCTGTAAAAACAAGAGATTCATTTTTAGGACTCTACTACCCCTACTGGAATAAATTCGGAAGGTGGTATCATATTGTTTACCCTACAAATGAAAAGAAGTTTCGCGATGCTTTAGGGCAAGTACCTCATGATTACGCGCTAGCACTTTTAGACAATTCAGAATACTGGGGTATCGGAAACTACAAAGCATTCACCGCTATTCCCGCAGGTAACACTCAATACTTTGCATATCTACTCACTCACGAATTAGGGCATTTTTTCGGCCTCAATGAAGAGTACGATGGCGGGGGCGCCACAGAATTAGAATTTGCTACTGGCATTGATGAACCTTGGTCACAAAATATTACTTTTTTAAAAGATCCTAAAAATCTTAAATGGAAACAATTCGTAAAACCACAAACTCCCATACCTACACCACTCACCCACTGGAGTATGACAACAAGACCGCTAGGAGCTTACGTTGGTGGTTACGCAGATTCCCTTGGGAACTCTCATATTCCTGGCATGGATTGCGCCATGTCTAAAATTTCTGATTTTTGCCCCGTCTGTAAACACGCCATCGTTGAACGCGTGAAATTTGATTTAGGTCACTAA
- a CDS encoding DUF4360 domain-containing protein: MKIISIVLGLFFASVSFSYAYGDFNSNGCPPGTYSVVLSPDQQVLSVLFDSFNVEAGGNTGRLQDTKTCRLQIPINVPAGHRIGVYKVDYRGYVNIPHKGRSHLMVDYIFANQKSPTFHKQMMGARNQEYILTDTIGAGHMKWTACGMPTIIDLKATLSLALNGEAAQSMITFDSLDGQPKGGITYHLQLKRCSN; the protein is encoded by the coding sequence ATGAAAATAATTAGCATTGTTTTGGGATTATTTTTTGCAAGTGTTAGTTTCTCATATGCTTATGGGGATTTTAATTCAAATGGATGTCCTCCAGGCACATACAGTGTGGTTTTGAGCCCAGATCAACAAGTCTTAAGTGTTTTATTTGACAGCTTCAATGTTGAGGCCGGCGGCAATACAGGAAGACTACAAGACACTAAAACATGTCGATTACAAATTCCAATAAATGTTCCTGCGGGTCATCGCATCGGTGTTTATAAAGTAGATTATCGAGGTTATGTAAATATCCCTCACAAAGGACGCAGTCATTTGATGGTAGATTATATTTTCGCAAATCAAAAATCTCCTACTTTTCACAAGCAGATGATGGGAGCTCGTAACCAAGAATACATACTCACAGATACAATCGGCGCAGGTCACATGAAATGGACAGCCTGTGGAATGCCAACCATCATTGATTTAAAGGCGACACTTTCATTAGCCCTTAATGGCGAAGCTGCACAATCAATGATTACGTTTGATTCACTCGACGGACAACCCAAAGGTGGAATCACTTACCATTTACAATTAAAACGATGCAGTAATTAA
- a CDS encoding penicillin-binding transpeptidase domain-containing protein, with protein sequence MKSRIVLLVIAFLGLFSLLVARAFYLQLLPQENLERLRKNQYTTVVTLPPQRGKILDRNGVDLATSITSQSLYADPTLIEKPKRLAKKLAPLIGMSVREVYEKLIAPKRFIWLKRQLTPDTALIVKQLNEPGLRFVEEGKRAYPNQNLLAPVLGIVGSDGDGLEGLEKKYDLELKGEKRSVRSRRDARGRPLVVDGQLFELSGDGATIETTIDLELQYTLERELEEVVRKQEAIKATGIIMDPATGEVLAMGTYPETRRNNAVTDIFEPGSTFKIVTIAAALKTGKIQPNTKYFCENGKFKIGKRTIHESETDHKYEWLSLAEILEVSSNIGTAKVALDIGQAALKNTLHSFGFLTKSGIDFSGEASGMAEQGTWSDHLLTNISFGHGIGVSALQMANAYSAIANGGKLLRPYLVKRVIDSENNVVEQRKTEIVREVLTTKEASTLAMMLTGVTERGGTGMLARVDGYPVAGKTGTAQKVNPNGRGYLAKSYISSFAGFVPANNPQFTIYIMVDNPQHQFYGAQVVAPIFNRIASYALHKKGYMPIVVNENSVTKPVSVNAAVTKVDGMIAENNKMARMPVKAQWSIGQPLNATEDEVIPDFTGLTVREVSQYLEKRSERIKTAQLNPSKREPEVLFLGTGVVQSQFPEPGVSWERYQQIKFQFKQSK encoded by the coding sequence ATGAAATCTAGAATAGTTCTCTTGGTAATTGCGTTTTTAGGCCTTTTTTCATTGCTCGTAGCCCGAGCATTTTATCTTCAGCTATTGCCTCAAGAAAATCTCGAACGTTTAAGAAAAAATCAATACACCACTGTTGTTACGCTTCCGCCTCAACGAGGAAAAATTTTAGATCGTAATGGTGTTGACCTAGCGACATCAATAACATCACAATCACTTTATGCTGACCCAACGCTTATTGAAAAACCCAAGAGATTGGCTAAAAAATTAGCGCCACTTATTGGAATGTCTGTTCGCGAGGTTTATGAAAAACTCATTGCCCCTAAAAGATTTATTTGGCTAAAGCGTCAGCTCACCCCCGATACAGCACTCATTGTGAAACAATTAAATGAGCCAGGTCTTCGTTTTGTAGAAGAAGGTAAACGTGCTTATCCGAATCAAAATCTTTTAGCTCCGGTTTTGGGTATTGTTGGTTCTGATGGTGATGGGTTAGAGGGTTTAGAGAAAAAATATGACCTAGAACTTAAAGGTGAAAAAAGATCAGTGCGTTCACGTCGAGATGCACGTGGACGACCATTAGTTGTTGATGGACAACTCTTTGAATTAAGTGGTGACGGCGCAACTATTGAGACAACAATCGATTTAGAACTTCAGTATACACTTGAGCGTGAGCTTGAAGAGGTAGTTCGTAAGCAAGAGGCAATCAAGGCTACTGGAATTATTATGGACCCTGCTACTGGTGAAGTATTGGCCATGGGAACATACCCTGAAACTCGTCGCAATAACGCTGTCACTGATATTTTTGAGCCAGGATCAACTTTTAAAATCGTAACTATTGCTGCCGCATTAAAAACAGGTAAAATTCAACCAAATACAAAATATTTTTGTGAAAATGGAAAATTTAAAATTGGCAAACGCACCATACATGAGTCTGAAACAGATCATAAATATGAGTGGCTCTCATTAGCTGAAATTTTAGAAGTGTCATCAAACATTGGTACAGCTAAAGTTGCGTTAGATATCGGGCAAGCTGCGCTTAAAAATACTCTTCATAGTTTTGGCTTTTTAACTAAATCAGGAATTGATTTTAGTGGTGAAGCCTCAGGCATGGCCGAGCAAGGTACGTGGAGTGATCATTTGCTCACAAATATTTCTTTTGGTCATGGCATTGGTGTTTCTGCTTTGCAAATGGCTAATGCTTATTCAGCTATCGCAAACGGTGGAAAACTTTTGCGACCCTATTTAGTGAAAAGAGTTATTGATAGTGAGAACAATGTTGTTGAACAGCGTAAAACAGAAATCGTGCGCGAAGTTTTAACAACAAAAGAAGCTTCAACACTTGCCATGATGCTCACGGGTGTAACTGAACGGGGTGGTACCGGGATGTTAGCCCGAGTAGATGGTTATCCTGTCGCCGGTAAAACCGGAACCGCTCAAAAAGTGAATCCAAATGGTCGTGGGTATTTAGCAAAATCATATATCTCAAGTTTTGCAGGTTTTGTTCCGGCTAATAATCCACAATTCACAATCTATATTATGGTTGATAATCCTCAGCACCAATTTTACGGAGCACAAGTCGTGGCTCCAATCTTTAATCGCATTGCTTCATACGCACTTCATAAAAAAGGATACATGCCAATCGTGGTTAATGAGAATTCTGTGACAAAACCCGTGAGTGTAAATGCAGCCGTTACAAAAGTTGATGGGATGATCGCTGAGAATAATAAAATGGCCAGAATGCCTGTAAAAGCACAGTGGTCAATCGGACAACCACTTAATGCCACAGAAGATGAAGTGATTCCTGATTTCACGGGTCTAACAGTGAGAGAAGTTTCTCAGTATTTAGAAAAGCGTAGTGAACGTATAAAAACTGCGCAATTAAACCCATCAAAACGCGAGCCTGAAGTTTTGTTTTTAGGAACAGGTGTTGTGCAATCCCAGTTTCCCGAGCCAGGAGTATCCTGGGAGCGCTATCAACAAATTAAGTTTCAGTTCAAACAATCAAAATAA
- the mraY gene encoding phospho-N-acetylmuramoyl-pentapeptide-transferase, with protein sequence MLYHLLYSLHDQFSFLNVFKYLTFRTFMAFLTAFLFCWLLGPRFIRRLQSRQLGQVIRDDGPQSHMSKKGTPTMGGALILISIFIPSFLWADVQSVLVWAALFICAGFGLIGYYDDYLKISKKNTKGLKGRTRLFLEFLLAGIVSVIIYRSTDLGTTLDFPFFKGSGIDLGIWYIPFSMLVIVGTANAVNLTDGLDGLAIGPVMINAVTLAILAYVCGNFKIATYLQIPFVRGAGELAVVSATVAAAGLGFLWYNTYPAQVFMGDVGSLSLGGILGTIAVLTKNEVLMVLLGGIFVIEAMSVIIQVASFKMTGKRVFKMAPIHHHFELKGWAEPKVIVRFWIISILLAILALSTLKLR encoded by the coding sequence ATGCTCTATCATCTCTTGTATTCACTTCACGACCAATTTTCTTTTCTCAACGTCTTTAAATATCTGACATTCAGAACATTTATGGCTTTTCTCACAGCCTTTCTTTTTTGTTGGCTTTTGGGTCCACGATTTATTCGTAGACTTCAATCACGTCAACTAGGGCAAGTGATTCGTGACGATGGTCCTCAATCCCATATGTCAAAAAAGGGAACTCCCACCATGGGTGGCGCCTTGATTTTAATCAGTATTTTTATTCCTTCATTTTTATGGGCTGATGTTCAAAGTGTTCTTGTTTGGGCCGCACTTTTTATCTGTGCAGGTTTTGGACTCATTGGTTATTACGACGATTATCTTAAGATCAGTAAGAAAAACACAAAAGGCCTTAAAGGTCGCACACGTTTATTTTTAGAATTTTTATTAGCAGGAATTGTTTCAGTTATTATCTATCGTTCTACAGATCTGGGTACCACTCTTGATTTTCCGTTCTTTAAGGGAAGCGGAATTGATTTAGGAATTTGGTACATTCCATTTTCTATGCTCGTGATTGTCGGTACGGCCAATGCTGTGAATTTAACAGATGGCCTTGATGGCTTGGCCATCGGACCAGTCATGATCAATGCTGTAACTTTAGCCATTTTGGCTTATGTTTGCGGAAATTTTAAAATTGCCACATATCTACAAATTCCATTTGTGCGCGGAGCGGGGGAGTTAGCAGTTGTTAGCGCCACTGTAGCTGCTGCTGGTCTTGGCTTTCTTTGGTATAACACTTACCCGGCTCAAGTTTTCATGGGTGATGTGGGTTCTCTTAGTTTAGGCGGAATTCTTGGTACCATTGCGGTTTTAACAAAGAACGAAGTTTTAATGGTGCTTTTAGGTGGAATTTTTGTCATAGAAGCAATGTCTGTAATCATCCAAGTAGCATCATTTAAGATGACGGGAAAACGAGTCTTTAAGATGGCTCCGATTCATCATCACTTTGAACTTAAAGGATGGGCAGAGCCTAAAGTAATTGTTCGATTTTGGATTATCAGTATTTTATTAGCAATTTTGGCACTAAGTACATTGAAGTTGAGGTAG
- a CDS encoding DUF4360 domain-containing protein, with protein sequence MKNILSFLTLVFLSTPVVAQDISLGEPAYGGTGCPAGTAAAVLSEDARSLSIIFDQYVSEAGGTTGRTFERKSCNVAIPVRVPNGYSVSVFAVDYRGYNYLPTNSSAEFNVEYFFAGSRGPSFRRTFRGPSEANYLIRNDLIASSVVWSGCGDDVILRTNSSIRVASYSGRQAYSSVDSQDVQAALVYHLAFRQCQP encoded by the coding sequence ATGAAAAATATTTTAAGTTTTTTAACATTAGTTTTTTTGAGCACACCAGTTGTTGCTCAAGATATCTCACTGGGTGAACCAGCTTACGGCGGCACCGGATGCCCAGCTGGAACAGCTGCAGCCGTATTAAGCGAGGACGCTCGTAGTCTCTCGATTATTTTTGATCAATATGTTTCTGAGGCTGGCGGCACAACCGGTAGAACTTTTGAACGAAAAAGTTGTAACGTAGCTATTCCTGTACGAGTACCAAATGGCTATAGTGTGTCGGTATTTGCTGTAGATTATCGTGGATATAATTATCTTCCCACTAACTCCAGTGCTGAATTTAACGTTGAATATTTCTTTGCTGGAAGTCGTGGACCAAGTTTTAGAAGAACATTTCGTGGCCCGTCTGAAGCAAACTATTTGATCCGTAATGATCTTATTGCATCTTCAGTGGTATGGTCAGGTTGTGGTGATGACGTCATCTTGCGTACAAACTCCAGCATTCGAGTAGCTAGTTATTCAGGTCGACAAGCTTACTCAAGTGTTGATTCACAAGACGTGCAAGCAGCACTCGTTTATCACTTGGCATTTAGACAATGCCAGCCTTAA
- a CDS encoding UDP-N-acetylmuramoyl-L-alanyl-D-glutamate--2,6-diaminopimelate ligase, translated as MILRNVIEGLPVISLRGSVDVEIKGICSDSRHFQPGDLFIAVRGHQFDGHLFIGEACEKKASAVVVEDDRVVSVRFAGAVIKVNNSRSAVDVLAANFYAKPSENLFVAGVTGTNGKTTITHMIEAILIANKMPTGVIGTINNHLGKSVVASSHTTPDALELQKLLAQWITAGAKAVSIEVSSHALSLMRADSVHFDTAVFTNLTRDHLDFHKTMNDYIKAKARLFKELLKKSKKKNKRAIINIDDPHWESMMPDVPTWKYGLDKGDIKAENINLSFDGTIFKAITPNGSVDIHLQMIGRHNISNALGAIGVGLHAGVLIQTIAEALSKLEGVKGRLEKVASKSGIHVFVDYAHTDDALKNVLSFLKNLRDEKSPNARIITLFGCGGDRDSGKRPLMMKAAQSFSDLVVVTSDNPRTEDANEIIEDILGGASAQSLVTGENVIVEPDRRHAIELAIRKAKPGDVVLIAGKGHEDYQIIGTKKHPFDDVQVAREYLR; from the coding sequence ATGATTCTTCGCAATGTAATCGAAGGTCTACCGGTTATTTCCCTTCGGGGATCAGTTGATGTTGAGATCAAAGGAATTTGCAGCGATTCTCGTCATTTTCAACCCGGTGATCTTTTCATAGCAGTTAGAGGTCACCAGTTTGACGGGCATCTTTTTATTGGCGAAGCCTGTGAAAAGAAAGCTTCAGCTGTAGTTGTCGAAGATGACCGCGTAGTTTCTGTGCGCTTCGCTGGTGCTGTCATTAAAGTTAATAATTCTCGCAGTGCTGTTGATGTTCTTGCAGCAAATTTTTATGCCAAACCTTCTGAAAATCTTTTTGTAGCAGGTGTCACAGGCACCAATGGTAAAACGACGATCACCCATATGATCGAGGCTATTTTAATCGCAAATAAAATGCCCACAGGTGTGATTGGCACAATCAATAATCATTTAGGAAAATCAGTAGTGGCCTCAAGCCACACAACACCTGATGCCCTTGAGCTTCAAAAATTATTAGCTCAATGGATCACAGCCGGTGCAAAAGCTGTGAGTATAGAAGTGTCATCACATGCACTTTCATTGATGCGCGCTGATTCTGTGCACTTTGATACCGCAGTTTTTACAAATTTAACTCGTGATCATTTAGATTTTCATAAAACTATGAATGATTACATCAAAGCAAAAGCTCGCCTGTTTAAAGAGTTATTGAAAAAATCAAAAAAGAAAAATAAACGAGCCATCATCAATATTGATGATCCTCATTGGGAAAGCATGATGCCTGATGTTCCCACATGGAAATACGGTTTAGATAAGGGTGATATCAAAGCTGAGAATATCAATCTTTCATTTGATGGGACTATTTTTAAAGCGATAACTCCAAATGGCAGCGTTGACATTCATCTTCAAATGATTGGGCGACATAATATTTCAAATGCATTAGGAGCAATTGGTGTGGGGCTTCATGCAGGGGTTTTAATTCAAACTATTGCTGAAGCACTCAGTAAACTTGAAGGTGTGAAGGGCCGACTTGAAAAAGTAGCTTCCAAATCAGGTATTCATGTTTTTGTTGATTACGCCCACACCGATGATGCATTAAAAAATGTTTTAAGTTTTTTAAAAAACCTACGTGATGAAAAATCTCCAAATGCACGTATCATTACTTTATTCGGATGTGGTGGAGATCGTGATAGCGGAAAAAGACCGCTGATGATGAAAGCGGCGCAGAGTTTTTCAGATCTCGTAGTAGTGACAAGTGACAACCCACGTACAGAAGATGCTAATGAAATTATCGAAGACATTTTGGGTGGTGCTTCAGCTCAAAGTCTAGTTACGGGTGAGAATGTCATTGTCGAGCCAGACCGACGTCATGCAATTGAACTCGCTATCCGCAAAGCAAAGCCTGGCGATGTTGTCCTGATCGCAGGCAAAGGTCATGAAGATTATCAAATCATCGGAACCAAGAAACATCCGTTTGACGATGTGCAAGTAGCCAGGGAATACTTAAGGTAG
- the murF gene encoding UDP-N-acetylmuramoyl-tripeptide--D-alanyl-D-alanine ligase, which translates to MALWTIDDLLKGTGGNLQQRGSRILDGVGTDTRADLTGKVFFALRGENFDAHEFAGAAVQKGAAAIIIDKPVPKVSGEVTIIRVEDTLKALQSMGLWHRSQWQGKLVGLTGSNGKTTTKEFCHTILSQKFSVLSTKGNLNNHIGVPLTLLELRTHHKIAVVEMGMNHAGEITELVKLSKPDIVLVTNVGRAHIEHFGNLEKIAQAKEEIYEAAPDKATRIYNLDNQYTAMMRARAPGGCKVFSYSSYARDVDVSFKEKFLTLDFIEVQGVIQKDPGMARIPSFGRQQIANAMAASCVALACGVEAPLIWKGLALCKSGWGRGQLVDLENGAQVLFDAYNANPDSCMTAIDNFSKLAARGRKYIVFGDMLELGDLSKKMHQEVGEALATVQPEGILLIGEHAHDVEFGLRAKGFSKNIVISKSYEEKLARSFGTVLQTGDIVLIKGSRGMKLERVLESWRPINFLDKH; encoded by the coding sequence ATGGCACTTTGGACAATCGATGATTTATTAAAAGGCACGGGCGGAAATCTCCAGCAACGCGGCAGTCGCATTCTTGATGGCGTTGGAACAGACACAAGAGCTGATCTCACAGGAAAAGTTTTTTTTGCATTACGTGGCGAAAATTTCGATGCCCATGAATTCGCTGGTGCCGCTGTACAAAAAGGTGCTGCAGCAATCATCATTGATAAACCTGTTCCTAAAGTTAGTGGTGAAGTCACAATAATTCGCGTGGAAGATACACTCAAAGCACTTCAAAGCATGGGCCTTTGGCATAGGTCGCAGTGGCAAGGTAAACTTGTCGGACTCACCGGGAGCAACGGAAAAACAACTACAAAAGAATTTTGTCATACGATTTTGAGTCAGAAATTTTCTGTGCTCTCGACTAAAGGAAATCTCAATAACCATATTGGAGTTCCACTTACACTTTTAGAATTGCGAACACATCATAAAATTGCCGTTGTTGAAATGGGAATGAATCACGCCGGTGAAATCACAGAACTCGTGAAGCTTTCAAAGCCTGATATTGTTTTAGTCACAAACGTTGGACGCGCCCATATCGAGCATTTCGGAAATCTTGAAAAAATCGCTCAAGCTAAAGAAGAGATCTACGAAGCAGCTCCTGATAAAGCTACGCGCATTTACAATCTAGATAATCAATACACCGCCATGATGCGTGCCCGTGCCCCTGGGGGGTGTAAAGTATTTTCATATTCAAGTTACGCCCGCGATGTTGATGTTTCATTTAAAGAAAAATTTCTCACACTTGATTTCATTGAAGTTCAAGGTGTGATTCAAAAAGATCCTGGTATGGCTCGTATTCCAAGTTTTGGTCGTCAACAAATTGCAAATGCAATGGCCGCAAGTTGTGTTGCACTCGCCTGTGGCGTAGAAGCCCCACTTATTTGGAAAGGTTTAGCACTTTGCAAATCCGGTTGGGGACGTGGGCAATTAGTTGATCTTGAGAATGGGGCCCAAGTATTATTTGATGCCTACAATGCCAACCCTGATAGCTGCATGACTGCGATTGATAATTTTTCAAAACTTGCAGCACGAGGGCGTAAGTACATTGTGTTTGGTGACATGCTTGAGCTAGGTGATTTATCAAAAAAAATGCATCAAGAAGTTGGTGAAGCCCTTGCAACTGTACAGCCAGAAGGCATCTTACTCATCGGCGAGCATGCCCATGATGTGGAGTTTGGTTTAAGGGCTAAAGGATTTAGTAAAAACATAGTTATTTCAAAGTCTTATGAAGAAAAACTTGCGCGTTCTTTTGGCACTGTGCTACAGACAGGAGACATAGTGTTAATTAAAGGTTCGCGAGGCATGAAATTAGAACGCGTTTTAGAATCATGGCGGCCTATTAATTTTTTGGATAAACATTAA